The DNA segment TGTATAAAAAACAGTCAATCATTCCAGTCAGAAATGACTCTTGTGTAATGTTGTAAAACCTCACAGGGAAATtgtcacagctttttttttttacagtgttttcagGAAACATGATAAATTGTTCAGagtagtttgttttcaatggAGGTGACGCTGCTCGAACTCCGGGATAGTTTCTGCGGTTGGTCGACCAACGACTTGTCTCCAGTGGTGGGAAGATGTCAGCGTGACgcctccgcagcagcagcagcagcaccaccaccagcagcagcagcctcctgcaTGTCCCAGGTATCTGAGTGTCTCACTGGTTTCTTCTTTATCTCCCACCACAGCAACTGCACCCCGCTGAAGCTGCGCCTGCTTACCACGTGTGGCTGCAAGAAACGAGCCCGTAACTCAGCGTGTGTCGACTCCGCGTTGTCTCGTCGGCCCACACTGTGCTAGCAGCTTTAGCACCATGCTACTTGCTAATCTGCACTGTAACACTGGGATTTCTGTAAAAACTCAGGAGGGCTCACGAGTCAAACCTCCGCGAGATGAAAGTATACTGGTGCCACTGGTTTCTGAAGGCGCGTGTCGTCTCTCTGCGTTAATGACGTCATGTCAGTGAGGTTATATCGTGTTGTTAAACTAAAGAGAGTTTAATGTGCCCAATCTTTTATGAACAGTCTGTGATTACACATCACCAACACCACagccccaccccccctcctccccgaCAATATCTAAGTTTACTGTAAAAGCTAACAGTCTTTATTCTATACATAAACAAGTTCTCAGATATGTTCAGGCTGTCTTGCGCATACATCAAGTTTAAGATCTCTCCAGATGTTCAGTGATGTTTACGTTTGTGAGGGAACTTCCAGaagcttgtgtttcttgaagtaGTTTATGGtggtggtttttattttaattttgtatcTGCTTTGGAACATTGTCCCGTTGTAGAAACCCGCCTCTTCTCAGCCTGTAGTGTTCCCTCCCTTTGCCACCCTCATGCTTGACAGTTAGCAAAGACGCCAAGTTTTCAACTATAAACTTAGAACCCAAAGTTTTGTAATTTGtcacaattgttttttttatttagtttgattaATACCCCCAATTTCAACTTCATGAATTAGTCTCACTCATacattattcaaatgtaaaacaaatgtctgaatGAACTACCAGAATACAGCACATGCCTGCAGCCTACACCTTTGCCTCACAAAATAACGTAATGCAGCACCAGtgcaacacaaataatattCTTCTTAGCTAATAAATGTGCTGGCAAACCAAATCTCTGATCTGCTCCCAAAGATTATCACTAATATTGCCACTATTCTAATTTTCAGGCTTGCATATAGGGATTATTCATGAATTACGAACCATATTACTTAAGCACCAGGAGAAAAATGCCATTAAACCTACATAACCATTGTTTTGAACTGATTTGCAGAGTCCCCATGGATGACCTGACCAAAGCCCTCTCGGCCAGCTTTGCTGTGTCCAAGGAGCTCAACAGCACAGCCGCCCCACACCCTCGACTGGCCCAGTACAAGAGCAAGCACAGCGTCCTGGAGCAGAGCGAGCGGCGAAGGCGCTTCCTTGACCTGCAGAAAAGGTCTGTGTCCCAACAGTTTACACCTGTAAATTCCACTGGTGATCTTTAAAGGCAACACCACAGAGAGAGGGTCTGAATGAGCCATTCTTTTTCATGTCATCCCAGTAAAAGGTTAAACTACGTCAACCATGCGCGGCGTCTGGCTGATGGGGACTGGACAGGGGCAGACAGCGATGGGGAGGAGGACATGGAGAAACAGGACGAGGGGGAACGGGAGATAGACAGCAATGCAGAGGAAGATGGGATGGAGATTGAGAGGAGGAAGCTCCCAAAGCATTATGCCAACCAGGTCAGTGTTTGATGTGTGAGGAACACATTCCTCCTGTCCCTTTTTGTTGCATTCCTCAttttgtccagcagagggcacagTAGGTTGTAGAATTACTGCCCTGCTCTCTCATCAGACCTTGTAACAAATCACACTTCAGTTGACTGCTGACAGATTCTTCCATAGATCTTGATGTCTCTACTAAAAATGTTGACGAAGATGAAGCGCTGaatttgtttccacttcctcctcagctcATGCTGTCAGAGTGGCTGGTGGATGTACCATCAGAACTGGACACTGATTGGCTGATGGTGGTTTGTCCTGTTGGGAAAAGATCTCTCATTGTTGCCTCCAAGGTAGGAACCTGTCACTGTTCTTTAAGCTATGTCACACAATCTGTCCTTAGGGGCAGATAGTTCACAGATAGAAGTGACGCCCTGTTTATCCATGAGTGAATTTAGCAGGTTTTTTGTAAAGACCAGTTCTACGTGTGAGTGAtcagaaaagagcagaggagcagaatcgGCTGATCTGTGCTGCTCACTCAGGCTGTGTACACACTGTAATCTGTTAACACGGGCACTtaaactatttctttttttctttaatgttcAATAAGTGTGTGATGTTTCCAAAGTCaataagttattattttaaataatcgTGATTACaatattgtacaaaaataatCATGATTATGATAAAAAAGCTTTTGGCCTTGGCACTGAGGTGGTGAGGAAACTGTAGAAGGAGAAGAATCCAATGCAAGTTgtgccacacacagacaacacaaagtGTGTTGAGCCACATGGTGTCGTCATTCAACTGGAAAGAGAAGTTGACATCATGCTGATGCAAACTTGAATTTAATCATTAGATCTCTAAAATAGGAACAAAGAGTAACCACTTCTCTGTGGTGAAAGGAAGTGCATGCCTCTGGGGTTTTGGCataaatgttcacttggactcaaggatgaactgatcagaATTTAGTggtagaaacacagaaacacctcAAACTCTGTGAAACTCAAGGTGCAGGGAGAAGATGTTGCAGTGTTTTTTGTCTCTTCCCTCATGTAACGTCTCTGGTCCTGCCTTTCTCTAAAGGGTTCCACTGCGGCGTACACTAAAAGCGGCTATTGTGTGAACCGTTTCCCCTCCCTGCTGCCTGGTGGGAACCGACACAACTCTGCCATGGGAAAAGGTAGGTGGCCTGGTTGCATCAGACAAGTCACAGGGGTCACTGAAACATACTGACTCTGTATTTTTTTGAATTAGTGTCTCTCCAACAGTAGattcttctgtttatttctttaacatgtcTAAATATGTTGATTAGCAACCTTAATTTTTCTTTCATGAGTCAAATAAGACAATAACAAGATGGCACCAATGTCATTGGTGGACTCTGAAATACTTGCAATCAGTTCAGGAACTAAAAGGCAAGTGAACTTTGCAGCTTCTCTGCAGTTAGACATAGACAGGTAGGTTCTAACACAGACTTTCATAAAGGAGCAGCCTAATTAATgatgtaataatgataattaattattcattggTTCTAGAACACATGATTACATTTATTGATGTCAGCTTCCTTAACTAACCTTGTGCTCAAGATAAATTCATTTACTTTGGTGCATTAAACATGTTATTCATGCTAAGCACACAACTTTATCACCATACCCTTTGCAGGTCCTGTGGATTATCAATGGGTCTGTGACAGATAAATGCAGCTAAATGTCGTCTATTCATTATCGTGCATAGCATGATACTGAAGATTGATTTGGGCTTGAATAAAGTCTGCTCAGTGTCTATTGCTTTGCTTGTTTTGTGCGCAAAGTATTTTCAAATAACGCCACCATAACTGTGGGCAACAAAACATACAGCAGATTAAAGTCAACACCTCTCTGGCACAGTCCTGACTGAACATTACATGGGTTGGGCTGTTGTACAAAGCTGCCTCTGATCCGTCAatcaatcagactttatttgtgcagcagcttttcCTACAATCAAtgcaacacaaagtgctttacataataAAAGCAATATAAACTGGATGATTCAAGCaagcaggaagagaaatgaGCTGCGCGGTCATTCAATTCATGATTAGGATTTCTAATTGATAGTcactattttaaaaaaaggggaattttatttcaacaaaaatataagGAGGCTTTGGTAAAGAGATTTTATTCCTCAACAGTATTTCTTGTTGATATcgtcacatttgtttttttaattagccATCTTGTTGTTGCCTCATCTTAGCCATCtgttaaatattacattacatatcatttagcttacgcctttatccaaagcgacttccaataacTAATAGGGGCAATTtgtggttcagtgtcttgcccaaggacacttcggcatgcagatgggaaagaCTGGAACCAAACCTCTGACCTTCTGGTAGGAGGAagaccgctctacccctcagccacatcCGAAAATAATTTACCTTGTGGCAAAAGTGGATATTAGGGAGTAGTAAAAAGGCAATACAACTACAACACAGAGTGAAGAGTTGATATTGTCAACTTGTACTTGTTTAGTGGCATTCAAGACTTATTCTAGCCTTCGGAGCTAAAATGTGTGGCAGAACTTGTTGTTCACAGCTGTTGCACCATCCTCGTGGTTATTGGAAATTCTTCTCGTTGGTGTTTGTTACAAAACATTAATaggaaacacaaaatgatttgCACATCCAAAATGAGTTATTGGAATCATTGTGCTACTGGTCCAGATCAATGATCACATCAAGCATCCTGCAGTTGTGAATTGTATATACTATTAAGTAGTGAAACCTTTCTTATTGCTTTTTAATTAGTCGGTAATAGTTAAGTGTACATGTgaattctgtctgtgtgtgaactggTCTTTGTTTTTGCTCCACGCAGACTACACAATCCTAGACTGCATTTACAGCGAAGTGGACAGAACGTACTACATCCTGGATGTCATGTGCTGGAGAGGCCACCCGGTCTACGACTGCCCGGTGAGTCTGGCTTCAAATCCTCCAGCAACCCAGGAATGCTTGTCTAATTGCCTAAGTAGCGAAGTCTGGGCCACAGATGTGCTTCTGACCACGTTGCCCATCTCATTGCCTCAGTATTTGAAATGGGGGGGGTTTTGTTTACAGTGCTTGTTTTCTCATCAACAGACCGAATTCCGTTTCTTCTGGCTTCAGTCCAAAGTCGGGGAGACGGGCGGCCTATCAGAGATCGCCAAACGCAACCCTGTGAGTACCAGCAACAGGAATAGAGCCTTTCCACGTCATGCCCCATTTTTCCTACTTTTCTTgatctgtatttgtattgttgCTGGAGACACtatattgtattttctgtttgttttatgtcttGCTGCACCTTATTTCCCAATATGGGAAAACATAAAGTCCTGAACTTGAACCTAGGAAAATAAGACTAATGAAAAATTGAAGACATACTCCTGTAACTGTCTTGGGGACTAATTTTGGACTAAAATCACACAAATCTTTAAGATAATGGAGATTAATTTAAGCCCCAGTAGAAGCTAAATCAGACCCTGTTGAGTAAATTCACTTTTGGAAactattttctcacatttgacAAGAAGACAAATTCTATTAGGAACTAACAAAgtggtgtttctgtttttgtttggtcctACAGTTCCGGTTTGTGAGCCTCCAAAGCACAGCCTGCACAGCAGAATCCATTCAGAAAGCCCTGGCTGCTGAGTACAGCTTCAGCGTAAGAGCAGTTTCTCTGCAAACACCTCAGATGAACGCTAGAGTGTTAAAGTCTGATGATGTgttcatgaaaaaaatattaaactgcttatgaacagacaaacaaaaatacatttagtttagttaagATCAGGCTTTGATAAATCTAATGCTTAATTTGTGGCTGCAGGTCGATGGTCTCCTCTTCTACCACCAGCAGACCCACTACACTCCTGGCAGCACCCCTCTAGTTGGCTGGCTTCGCCCCTACATGGTCACTGACATCCTGGGTATAGAGGTTCCCGTCGGGCCGCTCACCACCAAGCCTGAGTATGCcagcctccagctgcagcagatcctggaacacaaaaaaacatcaagtgaAGTCCGCCCAGCCAACAGGAGCGGAGGCTACGAGTTAGAGCACCTGTCCACGCCGAGCCCGGACAATGCGGACTCTCTGAATTTCTTGAATCAAAAGCCAATAAGAGAAGCAAACATGGAGGACTGAGTGGGAGGCTTAATGGGATGCAAATAGCTTACTCAGTGTTTCTGAGTGGCGTCGGCCCACATATGGCTCTTTAGAATCTCTGCTGAATGCTTCTGCAGATCGGACCTATTGCAAAGCATGGCTAATTCTAATCAGGCACTGTTCAGGATGCCTTCAGAGTGCAGATTAGTAGAGCTACGCTGTATATCCGTTGCAATTTTGGCTAAAAACATTGGTATATCTACATCAAAATGCAGAACTTGAAAATGGTTCTTTCCTTGAGAAAAACTGCACAGGATTCAGCCACAGTCAGTCCGTTGTGCAGATCCTTTCATAACACCATAGGTTGTTGGAGGGATCCAAAAAGGACAAGAAGCGTCTTATGTCAGTGTGGCACATTTATATTCGGGGTCGTGTTATTTTGTTGCTCTGCATTTCAGATGTCACGTAACATCGCATCCTTGCTCTGGTCATTTGGTATGTTTCTTATAACCGGCATCGACAAACATTAACCAAAACCATTCGAATAACAGTAACGGAGAGTTTACGATTCACTTAGCATTTTGGAAGGGGAGATGTCGCTAAGTTGTGACCATGAAAAGGATTGGCATAGGATTTTACTATTTCAAAAGAAGTTTAAAATTGTTGAAAAGGTGTTTTAAAAGTGTATGtttctaaataaaagttttttttaatggactACGCCACCTCTCTTTGTTCCCAGGGTGTAAAGTATTTGAAAAATCTGTCGATTTTCTAGAAACAACTTGTTACAAGGAATtcttaaatgataataaaagaaagtCTTTCTAACAGAAATTTCTCCGAAGTCATCACATGCTCATTTAATTTGCTTCTGGTTGTTTTTCACCCttttgaaaatatcaaacaatttaaaaaaaaaaaaaactgtcaaaaactaaatattgttAGTTCTGTCATAAAATATAGACTTGTATATAAAATTAAACTAACCTAACTAAAAGTTTAGGGATAGAATTTGAATATACTCTATGTCTGATGTGTTTGATATTATTGGTTAAGTTGCGAAAATACTCTGCATTTACCTGACAGTACGAGCTCTGTCAGTGTACCTGCAAGTATCTGATGTTCCATTGATGGTAAGATGTGACTCATACGGCAGTTACCATCTCTCATCAGCAGAATTCAGCGTCTCTTCCCCTCCGCACTGAGCTCACTGCCATTTGCGTAAACTGAAGAGCCGGGTGGAAACTGTCAACAGGAAAAGATGTGCGGATTGTCTGGCAGGGTTTTGAACTTAGTTTCAGTGACTTGTGCCAGCACATCCTCTTTAACGTCGCCTCAGGTTACCAGATCTTTGTTGTTTGAAGTAGTTTACAATATCTTAGGAAGGGAGGTGAcctgcttttccttttccttttgtttccctGGTTTACGAGAAATTACAGTTTCCAAGTGTGTTGTTGCTGGTTTCAACTTTAAAAGGCCTGTTCTTAACTTCTACCTTGATTTGTTGAGGTATATTTTCCTGAAGTTCATTGGTTTAAGACCTTGACAGTAGCTGATGGTAGAGTTAACCTCTGGTTCAGACTTTGTTTGTTGGTTCGGACTCAGATAATTATTGCTCGGATGCCCatgaaattatacaaatttCCAGAAGATAAACCTTTAGACTTACAACATATCTCTGTCAATTTGATGGGATTGGCCTGAATTTCTGTACATGGCCCCCACATGAACACTCATTACAACTCTTGAATGTATTGTCATGAAATTTGGGCATTGTTGCCCCTGTTTACAGGCATCACGTTGGAGATCGCTTAATTTGTATGTAGCACCATCACATTATTCCAGTTGGGGTTCATCAGTAAAGTTCCTCAAATGTAAACtatttaaagcaaacaaatgatGCAATGCCAGAAGGCTAAACATAAACCTGCTTACCATTTGCATTTTGGCATTGTCATTTtctagcatgttagcatgctgatgttggTATTAAGCTGGGTACATCCTCTCAGAGCTAATGGCTTggttattgttttaattcacaGCATCTTTTACACAATTTTGGACTCTGTTTGTAATCTGAAGGTCTATTTTCTGTcctaatttacatttttacttctTATTCTTTGTTCGGTGAATTGGCGGTTGGCAAGTTGGCCACCAACGTCAAGGGGCATTATCGCCATCTACAGTGTGGGTGCACCCTTCATGAAGGTACTGCAATACCAGGTCGATGTGTCAAtttaagtttgtattttaaactaGCTGTATAAGTACAGTGCTTtgtgtttgacctttgaaccAAAGCGTATCCActttctttaaagaaacatcAGCTCCAAACCGCAGCTaatgacatgtttttgtgtttgtgccacGACTAACTGTTTCTATGCTGGAAAgaacaaatctttattttctctttgtattgGTTTTGCGATGGTATCACTATTGCTATCACCACCCACACGGAAACGTTGACAGGTGAAAATAACATGCTCACTGCCCTTCTGTGGGGATTATTAGTGTAACTCATTCGGGGAAACGTAGGAGACACAATATCTCATAACCCCTGAAGAGCATCAAAGAATCTATGACAGTAATAGTGCCAGGTTCTGATCATTTAAAGTGAGGATAGTTCTTTAGTGAGATTTCCACTGGAAtggaaaaatgtgttgaaatttAAACCTGATTTATCATCAACCACATTTGTTGAAATATCaacagatgaatgaaaacaccGCATGAGCATTGTGTCCACGTGGTTTAAGGATTCATCGTGTCATTGCATCTCGTCAACATGTGTGCAAACAGCATATAGGCAACCAAATGAGATTGCTGTCACTGTACGTGAAGCAATATTACAGAGCTAGATGTTCGATAAATGCTGTTTATTGAGTACAGTGGTATgttctttctctcacattcACTCACCTATAACCCGAGGGCTGTGTCACAGAGAGCAGAGTTCGGCATGTGGTTACTGCAAGAATTCAGCTATTAGTCAGCAGCACTTTCCAGGAACTGAGCACATGTCAGTGCACAGTAACACCTTTCAAAGAGCTCCGTCTCGCACAAGTACAATTTTGTTTAGGCCTGTCTGATCGCTATAAACACCAAGACCTTGTCACAAGACTTCTATGAAGCGGAGCAGATTTGTGTTGGGTGTTAATTCCTAgtattaaaggtccagtgtgtaaaaTTAAGGTGAAAGAGATCTATTTGCCGATATGGAATTTAAAAttatcctagtgatgttttcatcatgagtgatcatctaaattgtatcgaattgttgttttctgccATGGTTTTTCACAgaagcccagactggacaaactaaacaccttttagTTTCCTTTTGCTCAAACCTGTAAACCAAGAGTAAGGAATGAATTAATGTGCACCTTAGCGAATCAGAAATTGTATGTGGATGATGGACATTTAATTGGCCCtgctgtgtaaattgtggcccctttatgggCCCCTCCCCCCCGATTAAGAGAAATCCTAGATATACCAATGAGCCAGGATATCCAGCTAATGAGGGCTCATATTTAAtaaacagacatgagagtggagCCAATTATCTTATCAAACTCTCTGCATGAAATCGGAGCAGCAAATAATACcgttcatatattttttaattaaaaaagatcCACCATGTGTAATATGTTTGTAACTTCCGAatgtcacctcctcctctaGCCATGAAAACCCATAAAATCCCAGACACAATGTTGAGGGTATGACCTCTGGATCAAAGCTTTTGTACAGTACATTTGGGATTTTTTGAAAATCCATTCAGATGTGATTTCCATAAAGCCTTTATATGAACATGAATAAGTTCAGACTTATTACTGGCATATGGAGTCTAATAGTCTTATAGTGGATTATGTTGGACCAGAGGCTTCAACATACTGTCCAGACAACATCTTGGAACAAACTGGTCTCTTTGGAAACGACATACCttaatctctgtctgttttccctGGCAAGTACTGTGAGTTAAATCGGGCCTTCATCTCTTAAGAGTTTGATGCGCTCAAAGACTCTGGACATTAAGTGGGCAGGACTAAAGTTCACCAATCACAGTTTCCCAAATGACATGATGTCAGTTGGTTGCACAGGAAGTCTATTGTTTTCCACCCCCTTTTCCCTTTGGTTTTTCAACCAGACTTTCTCACGCCTCATTATTTACAATCCGCCTATTGTGggattgtctttttttgtgtaaaaaaacatgaacagcaTGTGAATGTACCTATAATTAACCTTtccttgaaagaaaaaaaaaatctcttgaagtcagataaataaataatccacCGTTCTCGAAAGGCTTTTCCTCCATTACTGGTGAATATTTGAAGAGAGGATCAACACAGCAATGATAAATCTTCCAAACCCCTCACACACGCTCATGTGCTGTTTAATATTACATTACTTTTACAGTCTCATTAGGAACTCCCTTCTGAAATATATCAGCAGCTGATAATAATTGTgtagacctgtgtgtgtgtgtggggggtatCTTTCTGTTGGGTATTTTCTGTTTCCTATGATGTCATCAAATTCCCATAAAGTGTAATGGATTTTAATGTAGCATGAGTTGAGAGTTTCACTAATTAAATTGCTATTCTTGTAACTATTACAGGGGCCCTGTAATAGTTACTCCCTCAGCAGTTGCTCCCTTTGAGTAATTTCTTCTCATTTTACATCAGGCAGTAATTTGCTGTTAGTTTACAGAGATCTGTTGTGTCACAATATATAATGAAGGCTATTGAAGATCCCCCAAAgatctgtttgaaatgtttatgaaTAATAATTGACCTAAAATGTTTCATAAACAAAATTAACTTCTTCTCCCTCATTGAAAGGTATGGAAATTAAAATTATACTTATTTAACCCATAAACACTGATGTGtaaatattacataaaaaacCTCAACCTATCGTTTTTACATTCTGGTTTTAATGCAGATTAACAAAAAAAGATACATCTTAATCGGTTTCATGCATTTCCAGTCCTTgtgttaagctaagctaattagCTTCTGGCTGtttgcttcatatttactgtgcaAACAATAAAGTTGTCAGTCTTCTTGTTGAAGCGTCAGCAGGACTGCAAGTAAGCGCAACATCCTGAAACCAGCTattcctttgaatcaaagcaaaaataaaacttatttttattatttttatatatatatggtagGTCTAGTAACTATGATTTAACCTGTATGTAAAATGGCAAGTTGTCGTGGTCAGATTTAGGTTTTTGATACTTCACATAAATGATTGTGCCTCATGAGTGTTTGTAGAAATGTTTACAGTGATTTCGTTACCCTTTCATGGAGTTTCTACCATGAACTGTACCTAAAAGGACTAACTTGTGTGGTATCGATGATCTTGGCAAGGCACCAAATGTTCCTCAACATTTGAAAGTGTAGCAGAGGGTGAAGAGAACCTTCCTGAGCAGATGAACGTGAGAGCAGAGTTCCCTGCCTCCACACAGTCACTGAACACCACGGAGCTCCGGCAGGAGTCCTCCCTCCAGCACTCACACTCAAAATGGTGA comes from the Hippoglossus stenolepis isolate QCI-W04-F060 chromosome 5, HSTE1.2, whole genome shotgun sequence genome and includes:
- the snupn gene encoding snurportin-1, with amino-acid sequence MDDLTKALSASFAVSKELNSTAAPHPRLAQYKSKHSVLEQSERRRRFLDLQKSKRLNYVNHARRLADGDWTGADSDGEEDMEKQDEGEREIDSNAEEDGMEIERRKLPKHYANQLMLSEWLVDVPSELDTDWLMVVCPVGKRSLIVASKGSTAAYTKSGYCVNRFPSLLPGGNRHNSAMGKDYTILDCIYSEVDRTYYILDVMCWRGHPVYDCPTEFRFFWLQSKVGETGGLSEIAKRNPFRFVSLQSTACTAESIQKALAAEYSFSVDGLLFYHQQTHYTPGSTPLVGWLRPYMVTDILGIEVPVGPLTTKPEYASLQLQQILEHKKTSSEVRPANRSGGYELEHLSTPSPDNADSLNFLNQKPIREANMED